In Candidatus Angelobacter sp., the sequence CCTCGGGATCGCTCGCGCCAACCACATGACCACCACGGATGCCGCCTCCTGAAAGCGCGACACTGAAGGCATAGGGCCAGTGATCGCGCCCGCCGACGGCATTCATCCGGGGTGTGCGGCCGAATTCACCGCCGCACAGCACAATCGTCGAGTCCAAGAGATTGCGTTCCTTCAGATCACGGATCAATGCTGCGAAGGCGGGGTCCAGCACGTTCACACGCTTACGCTGGAGTTCGTGGTTGTTCACGTGAGTATCCCAACCGCTCAGCGTCACTTCGACGCAACGCACGCCGGTTTCGATCAGGCGCAACGCTGCGAGACAACCCCGGCCGAAAGGCGTGTTGCCATACGCGGCACGCTGGGAAGCGGGCGCCTGCTTCACGTCGAAGGCCGCGAGTTGGGCGGAACTCATGATCTTCAGCGCGCGAGCCATGGCGATCTGGTGCAACGTCGTATCCATGTCGAGATTCGCGGGGCGGCCGCGATCGAAGGCGCGTTCAACCACTGACAAATCCTTCATTCGTTGATCGAGCCGTTCCCGCGAGACCTGCGGCGTCACGTCCTGGATCGGTCCTTGCGGGTCATAGACCTGGAACGCGTCGTATTGGGCGCCAAGATAGCCGCCGCGGGCGGGCCATTGATCGGGCAGAATCGATATGTGCCGCGGGATGTCGATGCCGGTGTCGTTCAGCTCGTGGCAGACCACCGCACCAATGGATGGATGAACGATGGTTGGGTTTGGCCGGTAACCGGTCTTCATATTGTAAACCGCGCGCTCATGGTCGGCCTCCTTGCTAACGACCGACCGCACGAGCGAGATGTCGTTCATCACCTCAGCCAGGCAGCCAAAACCCTCGGCGAGCTGGACGCCCGGGACCGCCGTTTTGGTCGCCTTCGTGCCAAAGGAGATTTTGCTGTCCGGATGGGGGTCGAAGGTCTCGAGCTGGCTTGGACCACCGGCCTGCCAGAGGATGATTACCGAGCGGGCCGGCTTGCCCCTGGGCGCCCGCTCCTCCGCGCGCGCGAGCAGTTGCGCGATGGGAGTCAGCCACATCAGGCCGGTCAAGCCACCCAGCTTCAACAAGGTTCGTCGCGAGAGGTGATCCAGCGAGCCGCAGCCGCATTCGGGTGATGTGTTGTTCATATCAGTGATTCCACGAAAACTCGGTTGAGTTGATCAACGTCCAGAAAAGGTCCTCCATCAACTGGGGGCGTTTGAGATTCACGGCATCCCTTAATCTTCCGACAAAATACCCGAGTTCCTCCGGAGTGGGACGCCGCGTGAGCGTGGCCAGGTAGGCCGTCTCGACGGCGGTCTGGTTGTCCGGCGCCAATGCGCCAATGCGCGTGGCGGAGTTCATGGCGAGATCTTCCTTCGTCCGCTCATGGATCAGCTTCCCGTTCATCATCACCAGTCGCTGGGGAATCGTACCGCCAAACTGGTCGAACTCATCTTCGCCAATATCACCGTATCGCTTCAAGAAGTCGTTCTGCTCGAAAAACCGCACTATCCGCACCAATACGTGCGAATCGGCATCGATGGTTTTCAATTTGGCGGATTGGAGGACGCTTCCGGCGACCTGCTCCGGCCGCAGGCGCGTGAGCGGAAACGAGGCGAATTGAGCCTCTTGCCCGGGCGTTACGGGATGGCCGGGATCGGTGGAGCGGCTGTCGAGCTGAAACACACGCGTCGCGACCATGACCCGAATCAACCGCTGCAAATCAAATTTGTGCGCGATCAAATCGTCAGCGAGAATTTCCATCGCAGGCGGGAATGGGCCTTCGAGGCTGATCTGGTCAATCGGCTTGTGCAACGGTCGATTGAATAGCAGCGCGGAAGCGCGGTTCACAATCTCGCGGGCGAACGGCCGGTTGTCCTGATGTGTGACCCAGGCGGCGAGGCGTTGGCGCAATGGACCATCGGCAGGCAGCAGGTTTGCATTAAAGGGCACCTTCGGCGGCACGATCTCCTTGTCCGATTTGCCGAGGTAACGGTATTCGTATTCCTTGTTCGGGTTGTCGCGCACACCGGTCATCGACATCTCTGCGCGCGCAAAGAACGCGGCGAGCTGGTGGAAATCCTGCTGTTTCCAGCGGCCGCCGAGCATGTCGTTGTGGCATTGGACGCAATCGATGCGAACGCCGAGAAAAGCGCGTGACACCCGCGCGGCCAGCTTCCGTTCATCCGGTCCTTCCTCTTTGTTGTTTTGATCGACGGTGACCGTGATAAAATTCACCTCGGGCTTCGTGGTCCAGATGCCTTCGGACGAGATCAAATCACGAACGAGTTCGTCGTAGGGCCGATTTCGCGAAAGCTGATCGCTCAGCCAGCTTACGAGGCGATGACGTCGATAAACAATGAATGGCCCATCCTCGACACCAACCAGGACGCGTGCGAACCGCTCAGCCAGATAGTCGTTGCAGCGCCGGTCTTCGAAAAGGTGCGAGAGCCACCACTGAAGTCGCTGTTCCGTCGGGTGCGCCTCGAAGGCGCGAATTTCCTCCAGTGACGGGATGGTGCCTGTCAAAGCCAGCGAGAGCCGGCGGGCGACAGTGAGATCAGGAGCGCCGCGGACCGGTTCCACGCCCGCAACCTTCCAGGCCTCGGCGAATGCCTGATCCACCCGGTCAACGACCCGCTTGAATCCAACGTCCTCAAAGTCCGCCGCATTGAATGACTTCGGCCCGGCAAATGGCTGCGGCTTGAGGATGCGGCCAACCACCAAAGCGGTGACCGCCAGGCATAAGACCAGAAAAACCGCGTTGCGAACCCAGAGCTTCATTTCTTCGGTTTGCTTCCCACTGTCCTACGATTCATACTTTGCAAAAGCTGAAACAATTGCCACTGCATTCCGTGTAATAGTAGCAGCGACAGGGCCAAAATGTTTCAGAAAATGTTAGCAGAAACGCAAATCATGCATTCGACCGACCTGCCGCCGCAGTTGCCTGCGACCGCTGCCGAACTGGAGCCGGCACCCAAAGTCACGATCTGGCGGAGGATCGCCCGAGGGGTGGTTTCCTCCCTGGACTGGCTCTTTGGCCTGCTTTCGCTGGTGCTTGGC encodes:
- a CDS encoding DUF1501 domain-containing protein; amino-acid sequence: MNNTSPECGCGSLDHLSRRTLLKLGGLTGLMWLTPIAQLLARAEERAPRGKPARSVIILWQAGGPSQLETFDPHPDSKISFGTKATKTAVPGVQLAEGFGCLAEVMNDISLVRSVVSKEADHERAVYNMKTGYRPNPTIVHPSIGAVVCHELNDTGIDIPRHISILPDQWPARGGYLGAQYDAFQVYDPQGPIQDVTPQVSRERLDQRMKDLSVVERAFDRGRPANLDMDTTLHQIAMARALKIMSSAQLAAFDVKQAPASQRAAYGNTPFGRGCLAALRLIETGVRCVEVTLSGWDTHVNNHELQRKRVNVLDPAFAALIRDLKERNLLDSTIVLCGGEFGRTPRMNAVGGRDHWPYAFSVALSGGGIRGGHVVGASDPEGEKKEPDRPVKVQDIHATIQHTLGINPEKEIITPVGRPLALSDGNVIPELLKV
- a CDS encoding DUF1549 domain-containing protein, whose product is MKLWVRNAVFLVLCLAVTALVVGRILKPQPFAGPKSFNAADFEDVGFKRVVDRVDQAFAEAWKVAGVEPVRGAPDLTVARRLSLALTGTIPSLEEIRAFEAHPTEQRLQWWLSHLFEDRRCNDYLAERFARVLVGVEDGPFIVYRRHRLVSWLSDQLSRNRPYDELVRDLISSEGIWTTKPEVNFITVTVDQNNKEEGPDERKLAARVSRAFLGVRIDCVQCHNDMLGGRWKQQDFHQLAAFFARAEMSMTGVRDNPNKEYEYRYLGKSDKEIVPPKVPFNANLLPADGPLRQRLAAWVTHQDNRPFAREIVNRASALLFNRPLHKPIDQISLEGPFPPAMEILADDLIAHKFDLQRLIRVMVATRVFQLDSRSTDPGHPVTPGQEAQFASFPLTRLRPEQVAGSVLQSAKLKTIDADSHVLVRIVRFFEQNDFLKRYGDIGEDEFDQFGGTIPQRLVMMNGKLIHERTKEDLAMNSATRIGALAPDNQTAVETAYLATLTRRPTPEELGYFVGRLRDAVNLKRPQLMEDLFWTLINSTEFSWNH